A stretch of Lactuca sativa cultivar Salinas chromosome 6, Lsat_Salinas_v11, whole genome shotgun sequence DNA encodes these proteins:
- the LOC111897813 gene encoding uncharacterized protein LOC111897813, with protein MAVAGMNSVAVLESSYLGENYPPISRRRGNQERPITRTSFIRKMWRDLEGETRFKEIERQQSIRNTGSSQCSCSSLGAESEENVSITTSEVENEWPRDHNQMELQNVQRSPALCLADKQRVRQIFREWGSKNSSNHGHHGHTSYKNNNCSRVQGGCENECKRVRSVRQWIESNSNTTREAETSGSIRRLYGRQALLDLLTRFQMERKQEIQSLLENRPVSTFNHRNRIQSLLRGRFLWNQRFIQEEKSTSNAANELGLLRQTQTQKVSDIRKGILSRLGKRHDEPQYDTSSDNSMDDQDHPDEIVNQTDTVNTITDVSQSDNVDFETNADENPEEQNEQVVEHEENHELALIEFIETRSQEPNVEDDGSEWRNLTDLESNEGLEDSNSIQNEDEWYDNVLENTNTRENWYLEASDDDDNNNRPELRELVRRRRVSNLLESDFRERLDRLIQQRLEQEVQGSESDNDDWMIERENHESEEDENNNENATEVVEVQTQRNDCQIIDELRVDMAILQERMNSMQKTLETCMNMQLELQRSVKQEVSSALNRSEEGEKGCFICCDNGGFGSTSDRCGGHVYVCSKCAGKIDWSKVKESVKHP; from the exons ATGGCTGTAGCTGGAATGAATAGCGTTGCAGTTCTCGAATCTTCTTATCTTGGAGAGAATTATCCTCCAATATCAAGAAGACGTGGTAATCAAGAGAGACCAATCACCCGAACATCATTTATCAGAAAAATGTGGCGTGATCTTGAAGGTGAAACCAGATTCAAGGAGATTGAAAGGCAACAATCAATCCGTAACACAGGAAGCAGCCAATGCTCATGTTCATCATTAGGTGCAGAAAGTGAAGAAAATGTATCAATAACCACTAGTGAAGTTGAAAATGAGTGGCCTCGAGACCATAACCAAATGGAACTTCAAAATGTCCAACGCTCTCCTGCTCTTTGTCTTGCTGACAAACAACGTGTGAGGCAAATTTTCCGTGAATGGGGAAGCAAAAACAGTAGCAACCATGGCCACCATGGACACACTTCATATAAGAACAACAACTGTTCTAGGGTTCAAGGGGGTTGTGAAAATGAATGCAAAAGGGTGAGATCAGTGAGGCAATGGATTGAGTCAAATTCAAACACTACTCGTGAAGCAGAAACTAGTGGTTCTATTCGTAGGTTATATGGTAGACAAGCTCTTCTTGACTTACTAACAAGGTTTCAGATGGAAAGGAAACAAGAAATCCAGAGTTTATTGGAGAATCGACCTGTTTCTACCTTCAATCATCGGAATCGGATTCAG TCATTGCTGAGAGGTAGATTCTTATGGAACCAAAGATTTATCCAAGAAGAGAAGTCTACTTCAAATGCAGCAAACGAATTGGGGTTACTGagacaaacacaaacacaaaaagTATCTGATATAAG GAAAGGGATCTTATCAAGATTGGGTAAACGTCATGATGAGCCCCAGTATGATACCTCATCTGACAATAGCATGGACGATCAGGATCATCCAGATGAAATCGTTAACCAAACTGACACCGTTAACACGATAACCGACGTTAGTCAATCTGACAACGTTGACTTTGAAACAAACGCAGATGAAAATCCCGAAGAACAGAATGAACAAGTTGTGGAACACGAAGAAAACCATGAATTAGCGCTGATTGAGTTCATTGAAACCAGAAGCCAAGAACCAAATGTAGAAGACGATGGTAGTGAATGGCGTAATTTGACTGATTTAGAGTCAAACGAGGGTTTAGAGGATTCAAACTCGATCCAGAATGAAGATGAATGGTACGACAACGTTTTGGAAAACACAAATACTAGAGAAAATTGGTATCTGGAAGCTTCGGATGATGATGATAACAACAACAGGCCAGAGCTTCGAGAACTTGTGAGAAGGAGAAGAGTCTCGAATCTTCTAGAAAGTGATTTCCGTGAAAGACTGGATCGATTAATACAACAACGTCTGGAACAAGAAGTTCAGGGTTCTGAATCGGATAATGACGACTGGATGATAGAAAGAGAAAATCATGAGAGTGAAGAAGATGAAAATAATAACGAAAATGCCACTGAGGTTGTTGAAGTTCAAACACAACGAAATGATTGCCAGATCATTGATGAGTTACGTGTTGACATGGCTATTCTTCAAGAACGGATGAACAGTATGCAAAAGACGTTGGAGACTTGCATGAATATGCAACTTGAGTTGCAAAGATCTGTGAAACAGGAGGTTTCTTCAGCTTTGAATCGAAGTGAAGAAGGGGAAAAGGGTTGCTTTATATGTTGTGATAATGGTGGTTTTGGTTCGACATCCGATag GTGTGGTGGACACGTGTACGTATGCTCTAAGTGTGCAGGGAAGATTGACTGGTCAAAGGTGAAGGAAAGTGTAAAGCACCCGTAA